In a single window of the Danio aesculapii chromosome 20, fDanAes4.1, whole genome shotgun sequence genome:
- the il17a/f3 gene encoding interleukin 17a/f3, producing the protein MRFFGCFSSLTLMKSLFWSCQGFRAVLLLYVLMLLLDAAASEKKTKRKRYPKCSGAGCKSRSQKKTWVILNSTLNIKMTDTLSPDRSLSPWTYTTSTDDSRIPSIISEAKCEKRGCLTKDGEEDLGLESKPIYYQINVLRRVKNRNATLYALKLETKIVSVGCTCVLPIVLPQN; encoded by the exons ATGAGGTTTTTTGGATGTTTTTCGAGTTTAACCCTCATgaagtctttgttttggtcttgtCAGGGTTTCAGAGCTGTGCTGCTGCTGTATGTGCTCATGCTTTTGTTAGATGCTGCTGCTTCTGAGAAAAAGACTAAGAGAAAAAGATATCCCAAGTGTTCTGGTGCTGGATGTAAATCAAGAAGTCAAAAAAAGACTTGGGTCATTCTTAACTCAACACTGAACATTAAAATGACTGACACTCTGTCTCCAGACAGATCTCTGTCGCCTTGGACATACAC aactTCCACAGATGATTCACGAATCCCATCAATAATCTCAGAGGCAAAATGTGAAAAAAGGGGCTGTTTAACAAAAGACGGTGAGGAGGACCTGGGACTGGAGTCCAAACCCATTTACTACCAGATCAACGTCCTGAGAAGAGTGAAGAACAGAAACGCAACACTTTATGCCCTGAAACTGGAGACGAAAATAGTTAGTGTTGGCTGTACATGTGTTCTACCAATTGTTTTGCCTCAAAACTAG
- the stmn4 gene encoding stathmin-4, with translation MTLAAYRDKVKELPLVSLLCSCINSNRAENPTYKAEDAVDLNWCVIKEMEVIELNKRTSGQAFEVILKPPSFDVAPELNTSMPQRKDPSLEEIQKKLEAAEERRKFQEAEMLKHLAEKREHEREVIQKAFEENNNFIKNAKEKLEQRMEANKENREALLAAMLERLQEKDKHAEEVRKNKELKEEACR, from the exons ATGACTTTGGCAG CATATCGAGACAAGGTGAAGGAGCTCCCTCTAGTGTCACTTCTGTGCTCCTGCATCAACTCAAACCGTGCAGAAAACCCCACATACAAGGCCGAGG ATGCGGTGGATCTCAACTGGTGTGTGATCAAAGAGATGGAGGTCATTGAGCTGAACAAGCGGACCTCGGGACAGGCTTTTGAGGTGATCCTGAAACCCCCTTCCTTTGATGTTGCGCCTGAGCTTAACACATCCATGCCCCAGCGTAAAGACCCGTCGCTGGAGGAGATCCAGAAGAAACTGGAAGCAGCCGAGGAGAGACGGAAG TTCCAGGAGGCCGAGATGTTGAAGCATCTTGCTGAGAAGAGAGAGCACGAGCGAGAGGTCATTCAGAAGGCCTTTGAGGAGAACAACAACTTCATTAAGAATGCTAAAGAAAAGCTGGAGCAGAGGATGGAGGCCAACAAAGAGAACCGCGAGGCTTTGCTTGCTGCCATGCTGGAGAGGCTACAGGAAAAG GACAAACACGCAGAGGAGGTGAGGAAGAACAAAGAGCTGAAGGAGGAGGCCTGTCGGTAG